From the genome of Streptomyces sp. JH34:
CATCATGCCGGTGGCCACCATCGTCACGGCGATGTCGCTGACGTTCTTCGCCGAGAGGAACTCGGAGTTCAGGCTCTGGAAGACGACGCAGATGATGAGCAGGCCGATGACCACGGGGATCGAGCCGAGGTCACCGCCTCGCATCTTGCGCTTGAACTCGGTGATGTAGCCGCCGAGGCCCTGCTCGCGCACGAGGAGCCGGGGGTCGACCGCGGTGTCGGCGCCCTTGGCCGCCTCCGGGTTGACCACTGCGGTGGACGTCTTGTCGGTTGTCACTTCTGGGCCTCCGCGTTGCGCGCCGCACGACGGGTCACGGCGTTCTCCGTGGCACCCGTGATGGCGGAGATGATCTCTTCCTGCGAGGTGGTCTTCACGTCGAAGACCCCGTTGTTCCGGCCCAGCCGGAGTACGGCGACCTTGTCGGCGACGGCCTTCACATCGGCCATGTTGTGGCTGATGAGGATGACCGCGTGGCCTCGCTCGCGCAGCCGCTCGACGAGGTCGAGGACCTGCGCGGTCTGCTCGACGCCGAGGGCGGCGGTGGGCTCGTCGAGGATGACGAGCTTGGGCTCGCCCAGCATCGAACGGGCGATGGCGACCGTCTGGCGCTGACCGCCGGAGAGCGACGCGATCGGGATGCGGACGCTGGGGATGCGGATCGACAGCGTGCTGAGGAGCTCGCGGGAGCGCCGCTCCATCTCGACCTCGTCGAGGATTCCGAACTTGCGGAGCTCCCGTCCGAGGTAGAGGTTGCCGACGACGTCGATGTTGTCGCAGAGCGCGAGGTCCTGGTAGACGGTCGCGATCCCCAGGCTCTGGGCGTCGTGCGGCTTGTTGATCTGGACGGCCCGGCCGTCCCACTCGATGACACCGTCATCGATGGGATGCACTCCGGCGATCGTCTTGACCAGCGTTGATTTACCGGCTCCGTTGTCACCCACCAGGGCGACCACCTCACCGGCGTGGACCTCAAGCTCTACGTCGGTGAGCGCCTGGACGGCACCGAATCGCTTGGAGACCCCTCGCAACGCCAACACGGGCGTAGCGGACACGTGAACCATCTCCTTCGCCGCCTGACCCGGCGGGGATGCCGCGCCTGGGGGAAGGCGCGGTGGTCGAGCAGAAGAATTGTGGAAGATCCGAAGCGTTCCGTCCGGCGCCCCGCCCGGTAGCGGGACAGTTCGGTGGGCGGGGCGCCGGACAGGCTTCGGGGCCGCCCGGTGGGCCGTGGAGGGCCGGCCGGGCGGTTCGGGGCCTACTTCAGGCCCGCGGCGTCGCAGGCGGCCTTGTACTTGGCCGAGCAGATCTCGTCGAGCGTCCAGATGCCGTCCTTGAGGACGGTGTCCTTGATGTTGTCCTTGGTCAGCGAGACGACCGGGACGAGGACGGTGGCGATGCCCTTGGTGCCGGCGTTGTCGACCTTGGACGTGGCGATGGAGTCGAGCTTCTCGCCCTTGGCGAGCGCGACGGCCATCTCCGCGGCGACGATGCCCTCCTGCGGGTAGGGCTTGTAAACGCTCATGAACTGCTCACCGGTGACGATGCGCTGCACACCGGCGAGTTCGGCGTCCTGGCCCGTGACCGGCGGGAGCTTGGAGAGCCCGGCGGACTTGAGGGCCTGGATGATGCCGCCGGCCATGCCGTCGTTGGCGGAGTACACGCCGGCGATCTTGTCCTTGCCCAGAGCGGTGATCGCGCCCTCCATGTTGGAGTTGGCGTTCTCCGGCTTCCACTCCTTGGTGTCGTACTCCTTGCCGTAGGTCACCTTGCCGTCGAGGACCGACTTGGCGCCCTTCTTGAAGAGCGCGGCGTTCGGGTCCGTGATCGAGCCGTTCATCATGACGATGGTGGGCTTGGCGGCGCTGCCCAGGGCCTCCAGCAGGGCCTTGCCCTGCACGCGGCCGACCTCTTCGTTGTCGAAGGAGGTGTAGGCGTCGATCGGGCCCTCGGCGAGGCGGTCGAAGGCGACGACGGGGATGCCCGCGTCCTTGGCCTTCTTGACGCTGTTCTCGATGGCCTTGGCGTCGACGGCGTCGATGATGAGCGCGTCGACCTTGTTCGTGATCATGGTGTCGACCTGCTGCGCCTGCAGCGTGGCGTCCTGCTTGG
Proteins encoded in this window:
- a CDS encoding ATP-binding cassette domain-containing protein; protein product: MVHVSATPVLALRGVSKRFGAVQALTDVELEVHAGEVVALVGDNGAGKSTLVKTIAGVHPIDDGVIEWDGRAVQINKPHDAQSLGIATVYQDLALCDNIDVVGNLYLGRELRKFGILDEVEMERRSRELLSTLSIRIPSVRIPIASLSGGQRQTVAIARSMLGEPKLVILDEPTAALGVEQTAQVLDLVERLRERGHAVILISHNMADVKAVADKVAVLRLGRNNGVFDVKTTSQEEIISAITGATENAVTRRAARNAEAQK
- a CDS encoding substrate-binding domain-containing protein — translated: MNTRMRRAAVAVAATTMAVSLAACGSAKESGDKTSSDSAKKGDALKIGLLLPENVTARYEKFDKPIIEKKVGELTGGKAEVTYANAKQDATLQAQQVDTMITNKVDALIIDAVDAKAIENSVKKAKDAGIPVVAFDRLAEGPIDAYTSFDNEEVGRVQGKALLEALGSAAKPTIVMMNGSITDPNAALFKKGAKSVLDGKVTYGKEYDTKEWKPENANSNMEGAITALGKDKIAGVYSANDGMAGGIIQALKSAGLSKLPPVTGQDAELAGVQRIVTGEQFMSVYKPYPQEGIVAAEMAVALAKGEKLDSIATSKVDNAGTKGIATVLVPVVSLTKDNIKDTVLKDGIWTLDEICSAKYKAACDAAGLK